A segment of the Mangifera indica cultivar Alphonso unplaced genomic scaffold, CATAS_Mindica_2.1 Un_0173, whole genome shotgun sequence genome:
GTACCAATGACTAGACGATATTAGATTGTGCTTCAACTTAATCCTACTATAGCAATAAATTCAAGTGGTTGTTAATGTTCATCAATAAGTTTATCAGAGATATCAGTTGTTATATCTGAGAGTAACACATCCTCTATTGATCTACTATACCCTTTATGCATCTCTCAATATAGTTAATCatcactttttttaaaattctttctcaaggacCAAATTGGACTAATGTCAAATCATATCAATTTTTGTATAAGATAGTCTGATGATttcaagtcaaaagattacaTGAAACACTGTTTGTTAAGAAAATGTATtccataaacaataaaacaaccATACATATGAAATCCTCTTAGCAAGTCAATCTGGTTAACATATCTACAAGACATACACCCATGTATTGCATCAAATTGTTTACGAATAATTTTGACACATGATATCTATCACTACCTGCCTAACTAAATTACTGTATCCTTGGTTAGTATAATATTGGGACTATGAACGTTTTTCAAACAGTTATCTTATGTGAACATAGAGTTTTCATGATTAGTTGACATGTTTTGCTCTCCCCGTCACAATTGTACCATTATAAagatatttatcaatttttacatACAAgatttatgataaataaatgtCATTTTGTTATTCAAAATCATGATAACAATTGATTGTACAATAGTGATGATTGACTCTAAAATAGTATCCAATGCTTTATAAATTACAACAcaatataaacttaacataCCTACATCatgcattattttttaatagaaaatattttaagagaGTAATATTGTATGTACACATGGTAAATATTAATGGATACACATAAATTGatttgttattatgtgattagttgatctaattatttaatttttttataattcaaaattatcaaattatatgattgtatttTTGTTACTATTAGTACCCAATCATTCGtgcatgaaatattattaaatctttaatgttccttacaaacatatatattataatatttctattaaatgtttcaagtttttttttttatatttttgaaaaaaaaaacaccatcaaatgtttctttgaaaaaaaaaaacttcaattttgtAGGCATGTGAAAATtatcaatcaatacaaatttataaactaattctatgaattaataattttcacattttttatttctaaatattttaaattgttttaccAATGTTTTCACAGTTAGGTTGGACAACAATAGATGAAAGGATTGATGCAAATTAGCCCAAAGTTGGACCTaattactatataaataatatttaaaataattttatatatttatttattaaatataaaatccaaaattattttatttaaaaattattgtggCTAACACCCTTTGTGTGGCCTCAGGAAGCTTCTCAATTTCCACTTGTTTCAAAAAACGGAGAAAAAAATACACTTATTTCTACAGTGACATCAGGTTAATGTTAGAATAAATACTTGACTGGATAAACAGACAAGTTTGAACTGGTTTGACCGCGGTTAACTCTGATTCAAAACCTTTACCAATCCATCACTCAAATTGGATTAGCTCTGCGTAAACCGCTTTGATTGGCCGTTCCGGCTTTTAAAAGCGTGGTGCCACTAAAACTCTATCCCCCAAAGCCTATCTACACGTTGGATAAAAATTGTCACAGCATCACAATGATAACAGCATACCGTAAGCAGAGTATTTGCAATTCAAGTCAACCAATTTCGCAAAATAAATAACAGATTGATAAATCGGACGCTTATAGAGTACAAATTTGAACAGTAACATAGTCCCGGCTCTTAATCTTTTTAAACGCAGATGACTTAACATACAGTTCAATGTACAGCATCAGAGGACAAATCTCATAAAGATGCGGCAATCTAAACTTAACCACAAACAAATCCCAGATTAATTCTAAACAACTTCTACATGTAAAGCTCATAGAAATTTCGCACAATATACAACAGATAAAATTTGTTTCTCTTTCATATTTCATTCACCAGATCTTTGCTGCCTATGGATGCTGCCTGCAGGGGCCTGGGGAGCCATGACATGGTGTGTATCGATTGCTTGAAGTTTTTCTATTACATGGGCACATATACTGGAGATTCAAGGTTTTCCCTAGTCCAAAGAAAAAGCTCCATTGCAATACCTGCATAATTCATCAAACAAATTGTTGGTTTTCCATTTATCTGAGATATTCATTGAACTacgaaacataaaaaataacataaggGAGCAATAACAGCCACAGAAAAAGCAACATCAATCTGAAGGATGAATAATCACACTGATGTTATCGTCACTGAGAGAAGTTCATCACAAATCCAGAGAAAAATTATTACCTGTTGCTGAACTTCTCAAAAGCATCTGAGGCATATAGAATCGTTTCGTTTGCTTTCTCAAGAACCATATAAAGTTCCTTCCCTCTTGTTACCCGAGCAATAACCCAAGCATTATTTTTTGCTCGAATGCATAGTTCCAAATCTTTCTCAGCATCTGGATTATTGTATTTTGCTCTACCTTTTTCCAAATCTACCTCTTCTCTAAGCTTGCTTAATGCAAGTAAAGATTCCTGCAACACAACAACACAAAATGaacaaatttataagttttatcATCTCAACAATATTCTTCAGCATATTTAATACCAGTGCTCTTAGTGCGCATCACATTTTAGATGGTATCTCCAAATAAAACACACTTGAGTAGTTACTTTAAGCCTAAACTTTCGGAAGAACATAAAGACCTGCTACCTTGACTAACACAcatgaaattaattatcaacttaTAACTGCAAGCACGAAGATAGAATATCATCATATCTACAGTCACTACTATGATAGAATATTATTGTATCTACATTTCCCCAGactgtcaaaaaaaaaataattctggCTCCACCCTGCGTAAGCTATCTATTGAGGAAGATAAATTAGTGTTGGACTACACATGTATCTGATCTAATAAACAATCAAAGTACTCTTATGAGCTGTCCTCAATCCCTAAACAGAAGAATAAACTGACAAggcaaattcaaagaaacaaatgcTAACACTTTAACCTTATGAGATTAATGACAAAAGAATATTAAGTTTGAAACTGCAGCAAAAGGTTTTTAATCATCCAGCCCAAATAATTTAGTATGGATACATTCTTCTGTATTAAACCGGACATACTCACAACACAATTGCAACAGTGTGCTTTACCTTTGTTAGTGTAGTAACCTTTCCTGGTGGAGAAGCCCTTGAGATATTTCTGTCACCATCTGCAAGTAAGTAACGATACCCACTGACATGGTATGCATTCTCACCACCCCAACCTTTTGATAGTTTCTCTTCAACTTTTAATATCTTTAGTGAAGCCTGAAAGATGcaagaaagaagataaattcAGGCATTAATATATGTTGTTTCAGATCTACAATGATAATTGTTCACTGTTCAAAAGAAGTAAGAACCCAAAGTCGCAAATAACTGACAGCATAAAGCAGAATTCAGGAAAAATCCACAAGAAACTTGTAGAAAGGAAATACACAACAGAGGAATCTTAAGGTGCTAGAGGATAATAAGAAAGCTTTAGGAGGATAATTAGTAGAATTAAATAGATagaaaatcttattaatttaaaatatctgaTGACCTGAATTAAACAGACAGAATAATCTGACATGATTAAGAGAGCAATTGGATGGGAATTCTGTAATAAACAAAAACTTTTGAGGGTAATGATTGACAAATGATAGCtaacaagaaaaataagctAGACAAGTTCAATAGCGAGAAACATAATAAATCAACAATGAGGTCAGGAACTAACATTATCAAGAACTTGTTGCTTTACTGCAGAAACACCTTGCTCTCCATTTAGAACAGAGGAAACAGGAATTAGAAGGATTATGGTAAGGTTTTTATACTGATAAGGACAAAGGTACATTCCCTCCTCAGTCTGCTGAAGCCAAACTGTTGGGGTGGCACAAATCAAGCTACCAGCATCCACACCCCATATATCAGTGACAAGAAAACCATCCTTTCCCTTGGACCATTTGTCATTCTGCAGGGGTCGTGCAACATGATTACTATTGTCTCTACCAGGTGAGGTATTACttgaatgataaatttgttCTGAGATAGAGGCAGAATGGGCCAAGTTAGACCCTGAAGCAACATCAGATGAGGTACTTGATCTCCGTAAATACGACCAAGAACTTGCTCCAGAGGATAGAGCATGTGGGGTTAATCTTGAGACAGCATATGTAAATAAGTTTATGGTGTCATCCTGACAAAGAGATTGCAAGAGTATTAGCAATACAGGAATATGTCCCAGCAATTGATTATTCCAAGGTTCTGTCAGAAATTCAATCCTTAGGGATCTCCTAAACTTTAAGGATGGTAAAAAATCTGCACAAACAATAAACGAAACTGACAACTGAATGGGCTTTGAAGATCAAAACATACAGGAGAAAGCGTTGTTGAAACCAGAAGGTTGTGAAATAAAATCAAGGAGTAGCACTGTGTGTTCCCAGCAGACGATTCCAGTACCCTGACAAGTGACTGCAAATATGAAATGTAataattagaattaattaaataacaaattccaCTATTTTCTGCTCATCTGGCAGAGAAAAGCTTGTTCATccaattaatatatgaatatttttcaatcaaaaataACAGacaattaaattcaataaacttGAAGTCCGTCATTTGgaatatttcattgaagaggGTTAAAGAGGTTGAACGTAAGTATTTGGAGTCACAAAAGTTAAATACATCTTTTACATAATGATAAAATGCTTAGAAAAGTATCTATACACATTCgtttgaaaaaattaacaattatttataagattaacCAACCTTTACAACCATTTTTAATGCTATCTCTCCTTCTCTCTGaatgaaagtaaaattattagagaCATGCAACGCTCATTTACTcttgaaatttcagttttttttagtGACAACACTTCAAAGATTGAAGtaataagataaaatagatTGAAAACTGTGCATTCACTTTTATAATTGCAtagaatttcagaaaaaaacTTGCCAAACAATTGAAGAACCAAAACATTAGCAAACATGACATACATAAGCACATTGAGTAACATAGTCGGTGggttataatgataaattttaggCTAATTTACACAAATATGATCCTGCATAAAAATAACAGTACAACATTTCTGGTTCAGTGTCTGATTAAGAGAAATGATACTAGTGAGGCAAACTGGCAACAGTTATTCCCAAAAAACATATGCCAAAATTGGAAAATAACATTAACTTCCAAATGTCAGCCAATATTCAGAAAAGCTTCCAGCAGAGCACAATGATTTGTTCAACCGtagaaataatcaattttacaGACCAGACTCTAATCTACAAGTACACAACCTGAAAGATGAAAGTGAATCTAGCAAATTAATATGCTGAAGCTTATTACGGACACaatatgaagaattttttttttccccattttGTAAACACATTTTAATGACAAACCTGAACCTCAATTGCAGCCTCCCTCCCTACGGTCAACATTTGTACAGTTCCACGCTCCTTCAAACAGTCACGGAATGATGGTAATTGGAGTTTCTTCCCCATGAAAAAATCTGCCTCAAAGAGAAAAGTTACATTAATGAAAGAGATATAGCAACTTCAGCATTACTTCAGTAGAACAGTTCCATTGGACGATATTTGATACAGCAACTTCAGCATACCCCAGCAGCAGGTATCCAAGATAGAGCGCTTGTGAAATGCTGACAATTAGTTACTCAACAATGAAATATGGTGAACCAAAGTCAATGGAACAATGGATTTTGCATAATTTTACTAGGTACATGATTGCCAATAACTTACCACTTAGATAATCCATGATGAATGGATACAAATGAGAACGAATTAGTCCACCACTAGGTTCTTTTTCAAGCATTGCTCTTAAGGATCCATAAAACATCAAGAAAAGGGAGTGCACTTCCTTCATAACCTTCCGTAATGCATCAATTCGCCATATGGCTTCTAATTCCTTACTTTTCTCAACTACCTACAACAATTTAAGTCAGTGATTAAAATCACTAAGCACATCTTACAGATTCATAACCAATTGTCAccaaagagggaaaaaaaaaagaggaagaaaaaattaCCACTACATAAATGACTTAATCAAAGGTAGATACAACAAACCTTTTCATGAAATAAAGCCATAGACTAGTAAAAGAGTGTTCTGAATAATGAAATCATGACAGATTAAGAACCTCACAATTACTCTCTAATTTCTTTACGTAGCTCATAACTTGCAAGAGCCCATACACCAGTACACTTGAGAATTCCAAAGCCTAGTAGAATTAAGAACCAAACTATAAACTAAAAGCATATAAAGGGCAAAGATCAATGGTACCAGCTATTTTACACAAATGATGCTGAACTTTTACACTGTTAGATTAATGTACTTTCAACAGTTGATATCACAGCAAATGTAATGCACATTGGGAATAGCATATGTCATTTATTTTCAACCATTTAAAATGAGTGGATGTTGTTAATTCTGCctgtatataaaataatgacgGTAGAGAACTAAAACTTGGTTTCTCTACAAAAGAGAAGCAAGAAGAGCATTTACAGGGATGCCAGTCAGGCCATGAgatttcatcatcatcaatactTACTCAAAACATTACATGAGATATTAAGAAAACAGCTTGGAATCAACAGATACCATACCATCACCATCCAAATATCGGGTTCTGCTTCATAGAAAACATGAGAGTGTTTCTCTGCTTCTATGACCTCACATGCAGCCTCCGGTGAGAACATTCTGCATAAAGCTCATGTTAGATACATtctaacaacaaaatatttaaacatttaaataaaagtctAACTTGAACGACATACAGaaaccaattaattttaaagttttacaatAGAATTTAAAACTATCAGTGAATCACACCAACTAGACTTGGTGatgacataaaaataaaatttggctACTGAAATTGATAGAATAGGGTGAAGAAAGAAGAACCAACAAGACTTGGTGAACAGACAAATAAAATTGGGCTACTGAAATTGATTTTAGGGTTAAGAAAGAAGAACCCATTTATGACTTGTAGCGTTATGAATAGACTTGCATGTATCTTCTGTGTTTAGCTTCCCCTTAAAAATATTCTAGAATCAGGACAGTGACTGACCTTGTAAATGTGATAAGTCCTTCGCTTAGCCCTATCACAGAAAGTTGTGTAGAAAAGGGCAAATCAGcaggaaagaaaaacaaaatcttgtCCAGCTCCTGCCCTTCATTTTGTCCCCTTCTCAAATCAAATACACAAATTTGTATGCCTTCACTGGCGGTGCTCACGGATGCCAAACCCATAATTTACACAAATTCATAAACCTTCATAAAATTGCAGAATGAGAAGCAGCATAAGATCAGCAGATAACTAAGAGTCGCACATAGAACAGAGATATTAAGTAAGACACCTTTTTAACATCTCACAATTTTGTATCAAACTATAAATGATGATTTAGAAAAGAATATCATCCAAAAATCCTCTAAATAGGGGGGAAAACAAACCATTATAAAATAAGTGGCAATGGCATGAACTATGACgctttatattaaataaatgtcATTCTTACGAAGTTAAAAGACCTGTACTGCAGCATGACCCATAAATAAAACACAGAGAAGTTCCATATAATTAGCCAACTCATAGGTTTCAAAGTATGCAGAAACTGATAAACACTGTTAATAAAACAACGAAATGGGAATTAACATCCTAACATCCTAACTTGAAACTCTCTCCTAGCAAAACaatagatttcaaattaaaaaaagattaaaaaaaaaaattagcagcAATTCAGCTCAACATAAGAAGCAAATACTGCATTCTATTGACCAATTCATATAAGACAAACACttctatgagaaaaaaaaaattgtttgatctTAAAATTCAGCCATGAATaccaatgaaaatgaaaaaaattacaagtaacAGCGAACTCTAAACCTAGTTAATTATAGCGCGGTTAAAAATGGAAACTAAATCCATATCTGCGATAGAATTTATTTAATCGCCTATCAGTTAGGTTAAATAACCCTAAAACTTGTAGAAATATACGAACAAACATGcaatcaaataaataacaataaaataaaaaatgcagaAATAGTTGAGTAGTTAAAAACGAAATCCTAACTGGTCAGCGGAAAAATTGAGAGAATTTGGAAGACTTACTTGGAATCAATCAAGCAGCTGCAGTATTTTCATATCGGCCCTTTTTATAGAGGGaaccataataataaaatcacaGTCTTTGCCTGCCGTGAGATTTGAATGGTGGTTACTGTTAAATTCAAGAATTCGATCGGTTCTTACAGACAACTCTTCTAAGGGAAGCCTTGGGCCgtatattattatacattatttttttaattatatttagtttaattttgtaattataatttgtaaaaatattaacaataatttgacatacagaaataaattatatttagaacattacaatatatataaataaattatataaatttttgtatacaatATGATGTGATGGCATCTAATTGGATGTTTTTGaagtgtaaaaaaaattaaataatcacatcacTCAATCATAAGCCGACTAACTCAGTTTgtacataaaaatttatataatttatgtatacatatagttttattcttacatttatatttatgtttgtggTAAGTATTAATgcaaatttaatacaaattataattaaataatggcTAAGGAATTATTTTCTGCTCAAGTTTAATCCAATCTTAAAAGTACACTTGTGACaattcaaaaacctaaacatctATTTATCcctaaatttctgttaaaactGTAATTAAATATCAGAATAAAACCGTCATTTTaacaatgatattaaaaaatatataattttatcttatttttccctaaattttaaaaattgacatttcaccTTAagccttaactttgaaaattgactttttcttACTAAAAcctctaagtttttttttttttggcctctTCACCTACCTGCAGTTTCAACCTAAACCCGGCCATTAGAAACTTTACCCTAAACCTAGGGATGACAGAGCATTTTCCTTCAAAGGATAATATTCGTAGTCCAAATTTAGACGATAAAACATCATCTTTTGCTAGACGATGCTCGTAATCCTGTGACAATGCATTTGTCGTCTAGAAGaaagtttgacttgattttagGAGAGGGTTGTTGTTCGCCAAAGGAAGTAATTGGATTTTGGGATATCAAACCCTAAGcaagaaaagtaaatttttcaactattagttttaagcaaaaatattagttttttaaattgaagagacaaatgatatataattttaattatttatgtattaaaaaatatacatacatagttttattgtaaaacaaTTGTCCGATTTGTTGTCAAAGTTTCTTAAATGAGAAATGTAGTTATAAGTTAAATAGTGACATATTTGAGTAACTATAATAGTAAATACATATAATCTAAACCTAAGATTTAAAATACAGCCTAATTCATACAATGGTTTAAAACCTACCAATTTTTGTTGCAAACATcaattattatcttaataatgTAGTGTAACACTTAAAGAATCAATTTTTGATCTGGTAGACCATATTTCCGAAGTAAGTGCagcaaatatattttagaaaatttcaaattctttcgtaactttcaaatttaatttattataaatttttaaaatatcttcttTAGTTGTATTTATACTAACATACTAATATCTTAGACAAAAGGTGGCCTTAATaatttcaggaaaaaaaaaacattttctaatgaaaaaattagagaatttgTAGCAACTATGAATTCTACTACTCATGCAATTTGTGCATTGTAATATCACATTGAGATAATTGAAgaatgtaaattaaaattaagttgagtttgagtttccATAcctattgaattttatttgatggATTATTTGTGATTCTTTTTTAGGTGTCATCTCATCGTAAAGACATTATATTTTGCAAATTCCACATATCTTCTCTCCTTCCCTTGTCCAATCTTTAAAGTTTTTTCGATTTAATTTCTAGTTCTTATGAGAATACTACTCTTTTATATTGGTTTAGATACAGTTTTGGATATGTTTTGAATTATAGTATCTAAATTTTCATACTGATAGAATAAAAATGGATCTAACATATCCATTTCTTAGGTCAATataggaaaaatatatatataaataatcaacaTCAAATTGGGAAGAAGATAATTCTCCAACCTTAAGGGAAtctattacaaattttttgtataaataa
Coding sequences within it:
- the LOC123208248 gene encoding vacuolar fusion protein CCZ1 homolog B-like isoform X2, translating into MGLASVSTASEGIQICVFDLRRGQNEGQELDKILFFFPADLPFSTQLSVIGLSEGLITFTRMFSPEAACEVIEAEKHSHVFYEAEPDIWMVMVVEKSKELEAIWRIDALRKVMKEVHSLFLMFYGSLRAMLEKEPSGGLIRSHLYPFIMDYLSDFFMGKKLQLPSFRDCLKERGTVQMLTVGREAAIEVQSLVRVLESSAGNTQCYSLILFHNLLVSTTLSPDDTINLFTYAVSRLTPHALSSGASSWSYLRRSSTSSDVASGSNLAHSASISEQIYHSSNTSPGRDNSNHVARPLQNDKWSKGKDGFLVTDIWGVDAGSLICATPTVWLQQTEEGMYLCPYQYKNLTIILLIPVSSVLNGEQGVSAVKQQVLDNASLKILKVEEKLSKGWGGENAYHVSGYRYLLADGDRNISRASPPGKVTTLTKESLLALSKLREEVDLEKGRAKYNNPDAEKDLELCIRAKNNAWVIARVTRGKELYMVLEKANETILYASDAFEKFSNRYCNGAFSLD
- the LOC123208248 gene encoding vacuolar fusion protein CCZ1 homolog B-like isoform X1, whose amino-acid sequence is MGLASVSTASEGIQICVFDLRRGQNEGQELDKILFFFPADLPFSTQLSVIGLSEGLITFTRMFSPEAACEVIEAEKHSHVFYEAEPDIWMVMVVEKSKELEAIWRIDALRKVMKEVHSLFLMFYGSLRAMLEKEPSGGLIRSHLYPFIMDYLSAFHKRSILDTCCWDFFMGKKLQLPSFRDCLKERGTVQMLTVGREAAIEVQSLVRVLESSAGNTQCYSLILFHNLLVSTTLSPDDTINLFTYAVSRLTPHALSSGASSWSYLRRSSTSSDVASGSNLAHSASISEQIYHSSNTSPGRDNSNHVARPLQNDKWSKGKDGFLVTDIWGVDAGSLICATPTVWLQQTEEGMYLCPYQYKNLTIILLIPVSSVLNGEQGVSAVKQQVLDNASLKILKVEEKLSKGWGGENAYHVSGYRYLLADGDRNISRASPPGKVTTLTKESLLALSKLREEVDLEKGRAKYNNPDAEKDLELCIRAKNNAWVIARVTRGKELYMVLEKANETILYASDAFEKFSNRYCNGAFSLD